In the genome of Rhodoferax fermentans, one region contains:
- a CDS encoding UvrD-helicase domain-containing protein: MFSSPPSEPVSNSSLLHNLNPEQLAAVTLPAEHALILAGAGSGKTRVLTTRIAWLLQTGEVSPGGILAVTFTNKAAKEMMTRLGAMLPVNVRGMWIGTFHGLCNRFLRAHYKLANLPQAFQILDTQDQLSSIKRLYKQFNIDDERFPAKQMQWFIGGCKEDGLRPNAVVARDDETRKKIEIYQLYEDQCQREGVVDFGELMLRSYELLRDNDPIREHYQRRFRHILIDEFQDTNKLQYAWVKMLAGTGAHSSVDGAFQPTGCVLAVGDDDQSIYAFRGARVGNMADFVREFGVRHQIKLEENYRSGSNILDSANALISHNSKRLGKNLRTSQGPGEPVRVFEATSDFAEAQWMVDEMKQLVREGHERKEIAVLYRSNAQSRVIETALFNASMPYKVYGGLRFFERAEIKNALAYLRLLENPRDDTSFMRAVNFPPRGIGARSLEQLQDLARASGCALSDAVSGLSGKAGTNIGAFLAGIDVLREQTQGMSLRDTIVATLEHSNLLTHYKADREGADRLENLAELVNAAESFVSIEGFGRDAVALPVDELGQALTQSPASQGLDLNQPVLDIPAPDAETGETLSPLAAFLTHAALEAGDNQAQAGQDAIQLMTVHASKGLEFDAVFITGMEEGLFPHENSMNDRDGLEEERRLMYVAITRARKRLYLSHSQTRMLHGQTRYNLKSRFFEELPEEALKWITPKQSGFGGGSGFGGGASYSGAGGPYSERARGQFGTDYTKYNTAATAAPVPAQKETPGGLKVKQKVFHPKFGEGTVTALEGTGEDARAQINFPRHGVKWLALSVAKLTPVP; this comes from the coding sequence ATGTTTTCTTCCCCACCTTCTGAGCCTGTTTCCAACTCGTCCCTGTTGCACAACCTGAACCCGGAACAGCTGGCCGCTGTCACCCTGCCAGCCGAGCACGCGCTGATCCTGGCTGGGGCTGGTTCCGGCAAAACCCGGGTGCTGACCACCCGCATTGCCTGGTTATTGCAAACCGGCGAAGTCTCCCCCGGCGGCATCCTGGCGGTGACCTTCACCAACAAGGCCGCCAAGGAAATGATGACGCGCCTGGGCGCGATGCTGCCGGTCAACGTGCGTGGCATGTGGATTGGCACCTTCCACGGCCTGTGCAACCGCTTTTTGCGTGCGCATTACAAATTGGCCAACCTGCCGCAGGCGTTCCAGATCCTGGACACACAAGATCAGTTGTCGAGCATCAAGCGCCTGTACAAACAATTCAACATCGACGACGAGCGTTTTCCGGCCAAACAGATGCAGTGGTTCATTGGCGGCTGCAAAGAAGACGGCCTGCGCCCCAACGCGGTGGTGGCGCGTGACGATGAAACCCGCAAAAAGATCGAGATCTACCAGCTCTACGAAGACCAATGCCAGCGTGAAGGTGTGGTCGATTTTGGCGAGCTGATGTTGCGCAGTTACGAGCTGCTGCGCGACAACGATCCGATTCGCGAGCATTACCAGCGGCGTTTCCGCCACATCCTGATCGACGAGTTTCAGGACACCAACAAGCTGCAATACGCCTGGGTCAAGATGCTGGCCGGCACCGGCGCCCACAGCAGTGTGGACGGCGCTTTTCAGCCCACCGGCTGTGTGCTGGCGGTGGGTGACGATGACCAGAGCATCTACGCCTTTCGCGGTGCGCGGGTGGGCAACATGGCCGACTTTGTGCGCGAATTTGGCGTGCGCCATCAGATCAAACTCGAAGAAAACTACCGCAGCGGCAGCAACATCCTGGACAGCGCCAACGCGCTGATCAGCCACAACAGCAAACGCCTGGGCAAAAACCTGCGCACGAGCCAAGGCCCCGGTGAACCGGTGCGGGTGTTTGAAGCCACCAGCGACTTTGCCGAGGCGCAGTGGATGGTTGACGAGATGAAACAGCTCGTGCGAGAAGGCCATGAGCGCAAGGAAATTGCGGTGCTGTACCGCAGCAATGCCCAGAGCCGGGTGATTGAGACCGCGCTGTTCAACGCCAGCATGCCCTACAAGGTCTATGGCGGCCTGCGCTTTTTTGAGCGGGCCGAAATCAAGAACGCGTTGGCCTACCTGCGCCTCTTGGAAAACCCGCGCGACGACACCAGCTTCATGCGCGCGGTGAATTTCCCGCCGCGGGGCATTGGTGCCCGCAGCCTGGAGCAATTGCAAGACCTGGCCCGTGCCAGCGGCTGCGCCTTGAGCGACGCGGTCAGCGGCTTGAGCGGCAAGGCGGGCACCAACATCGGCGCGTTTCTGGCTGGTATCGACGTGTTGCGCGAACAAACCCAGGGCATGAGCCTGCGCGACACCATCGTCGCCACGCTGGAGCACAGCAACCTGCTGACCCACTACAAGGCCGACCGCGAAGGCGCCGACCGGCTGGAGAACTTGGCCGAACTGGTCAACGCCGCCGAGAGTTTTGTCAGCATCGAAGGCTTTGGCCGTGACGCGGTGGCGTTGCCGGTGGATGAACTCGGCCAGGCGCTGACCCAATCCCCCGCGTCGCAAGGCCTGGACCTGAACCAGCCGGTGCTGGACATCCCGGCGCCCGATGCGGAAACCGGCGAAACCCTGTCCCCGCTGGCCGCCTTCTTGACCCACGCTGCGTTGGAAGCCGGTGACAACCAGGCCCAGGCTGGGCAGGATGCTATTCAATTGATGACGGTGCACGCCAGCAAAGGCCTTGAATTTGACGCGGTGTTCATCACCGGCATGGAAGAGGGCCTGTTCCCGCACGAGAACTCGATGAACGACCGCGACGGCCTGGAGGAAGAACGCCGCCTGATGTACGTGGCCATCACCCGTGCCCGCAAACGCCTGTACCTGAGCCACTCCCAAACCCGCATGCTGCATGGCCAGACGCGTTACAACCTCAAGAGCCGGTTTTTTGAGGAACTGCCCGAAGAAGCCTTGAAGTGGATCACGCCCAAACAGTCCGGGTTTGGCGGCGGCAGCGGTTTTGGTGGAGGTGCTTCTTATTCAGGAGCTGGTGGCCCTTATTCTGAAAGGGCTAGAGGCCAATTTGGCACGGATTACACCAAATACAACACCGCAGCAACTGCCGCCCCGGTACCCGCGCAAAAAGAGACACCTGGCGGGCTGAAAGTCAAACAAAAAGTGTTTCACCCCAAGTTTGGTGAAGGCACGGTCACCGCGCTCGAAGGCACGGGCGAAGACGCCCGCGCCCAGATCAACTTCCCGCGCCACGGCGTCAAATGGCTGGCGCTCAGTGTGGCCAAGTTAACGCCCGTGCCGTGA
- a CDS encoding ABC transporter ATP-binding protein has protein sequence MSLSEPHISVRGLRVAYGAHEVLKGIDLSITRGSFVALLGPSGCGKTTLLRTLSGFTPSSAGSISVNGRDIAHEPPERRDMAMVFQSYALWSHMNVAQNMGYGLKLRKMPRADIARRISSLLDMLGLQGYAERPVTELSGGQRQRVALGRALAVEPQILLLDEPLSNLDARIRLQMRHEIRAIQRKLGVTAVLVTHDREEAMVMADQVVILDRGQIAQIGTPEEVFQHPKTPYVASFMGAENIIHCEAEVSHAGVHLSVPGLPGASIRCQAALPSSGPAQVHFRSEAARLQMPGEPAQDSLQLPGRVTQVSYLGGGYRCEIQTHCGPFFIDHHQSVAHDQAVAVHVPAAALHVYPREVSRQTLAQH, from the coding sequence ATGTCATTGTCCGAACCCCATATTTCCGTGCGCGGATTGCGTGTGGCCTACGGCGCCCACGAGGTGCTCAAAGGCATTGACCTGTCGATCACCCGGGGCAGCTTTGTGGCGCTGCTGGGGCCATCCGGCTGTGGCAAAACCACCCTGCTGCGCACGCTGTCAGGTTTTACACCGTCCAGTGCGGGCAGCATCAGTGTCAACGGCCGCGACATCGCCCACGAACCGCCCGAGCGGCGCGACATGGCGATGGTGTTCCAGTCGTACGCGCTGTGGTCCCACATGAACGTGGCCCAGAACATGGGTTACGGACTGAAGCTGCGCAAGATGCCGCGTGCCGACATCGCGCGCCGCATCAGCAGCCTGCTCGACATGCTGGGCTTGCAAGGGTATGCCGAGCGCCCGGTGACCGAACTCTCCGGCGGCCAGCGCCAGCGCGTGGCTCTGGGGCGGGCACTGGCGGTGGAGCCGCAGATTTTGCTGCTGGACGAACCGCTGTCCAACCTGGACGCACGCATTCGGCTGCAAATGCGCCACGAAATCCGCGCCATCCAGCGCAAGTTGGGGGTGACCGCCGTTCTGGTCACGCATGACCGCGAAGAAGCCATGGTGATGGCCGATCAGGTGGTGATTCTGGACCGGGGTCAGATTGCCCAGATTGGCACACCCGAAGAGGTCTTTCAGCACCCCAAAACACCTTACGTGGCCTCGTTCATGGGAGCAGAAAACATCATCCACTGTGAGGCCGAGGTCTCGCACGCGGGGGTGCATCTGAGTGTGCCCGGCCTGCCCGGCGCCAGCATCCGCTGCCAGGCAGCGCTACCGTCCAGCGGCCCGGCGCAGGTGCACTTTCGCAGTGAGGCCGCCCGCCTGCAGATGCCAGGTGAGCCTGCGCAGGACAGCCTGCAGCTGCCCGGGCGGGTGACCCAGGTGAGTTACCTCGGTGGCGGCTACCGCTGCGAGATCCAGACGCATTGCGGCCCGTTTTTCATCGACCACCACCAGAGTGTGGCCCACGACCAGGCGGTGGCGGTGCATGTGCCCGCCGCTGCCTTGCATGTGTACCCGCGCGAAGTCTCCCGCCAGACACTGGCACAACACTGA
- a CDS encoding extracellular solute-binding protein, whose amino-acid sequence MKPFQRALSLSIALALGSLSLSAQAQVTLNVISGGSQNMVDYVTDYLGPLFEKQNPGVKVSVVGTGPDDAGSQKMLEKLQAQKAAGLATWDTDVIVPNQQKTGEMVQAGLLLKYRDSISTGKYAVSQSAKQALGVNVDGYVMPMFESQTALAYNPDLIKNPPASYDELRSFVAKNPKSFGYNGLKGGMSGVAFVVGWMYAYGGNPDVVQQGPYDAKAQAGWKKAFTDLKAFNQQVVFTPGNAGTLDMLNRGEIAMGPVWVDMFHTWQAEGRLAPNLKLKLLSPGMPGQPYYYAIPAKAKNVELAKKFIALATSPAVQAEGIVKRFNWYPGIDANVVKSSLDAKTWNQLFVDVTPTDLAKFSKPFPLAPFFKDMREQYEAQVQN is encoded by the coding sequence ATGAAGCCATTCCAACGCGCCCTTTCCTTGTCCATCGCCCTCGCCCTGGGCTCGCTGAGCCTGTCGGCGCAGGCGCAGGTCACCCTCAACGTGATCAGTGGTGGTTCACAAAACATGGTCGACTACGTCACCGACTACCTTGGCCCGCTGTTTGAAAAACAGAACCCAGGCGTCAAGGTCAGCGTGGTCGGCACCGGCCCGGACGACGCTGGTTCACAAAAAATGTTGGAAAAACTGCAGGCGCAAAAAGCCGCCGGTCTGGCCACCTGGGACACCGACGTGATCGTGCCGAACCAGCAAAAAACCGGTGAGATGGTGCAAGCCGGCCTGCTGCTCAAATACCGCGACAGCATCAGCACCGGCAAATACGCGGTGAGCCAAAGCGCCAAACAGGCACTGGGTGTGAATGTGGACGGTTATGTGATGCCGATGTTTGAGAGCCAAACTGCCCTGGCCTACAACCCCGACCTGATCAAAAACCCGCCCGCTTCTTACGACGAACTGCGGTCTTTTGTGGCCAAGAACCCCAAGAGTTTTGGTTACAACGGCCTCAAGGGCGGCATGTCGGGTGTGGCCTTTGTGGTGGGCTGGATGTATGCCTACGGCGGCAACCCCGATGTGGTGCAACAAGGCCCGTACGACGCCAAAGCCCAGGCTGGCTGGAAAAAGGCCTTTACCGACCTGAAAGCTTTTAACCAGCAGGTGGTGTTCACCCCCGGCAACGCTGGCACGCTGGACATGCTCAACCGCGGCGAAATCGCCATGGGCCCGGTCTGGGTCGACATGTTCCACACCTGGCAAGCCGAAGGCCGTCTGGCGCCTAACCTGAAGCTCAAGCTGCTCTCACCCGGCATGCCTGGCCAACCCTACTACTACGCCATTCCGGCCAAGGCCAAAAATGTGGAACTGGCCAAGAAGTTCATCGCCCTGGCCACCAGCCCCGCCGTGCAGGCCGAGGGCATTGTCAAACGCTTCAACTGGTACCCAGGCATCGACGCCAATGTGGTCAAGTCCTCGCTGGATGCCAAAACCTGGAACCAGCTGTTTGTCGACGTGACCCCGACCGACCTGGCCAAGTTCAGCAAACCGTTCCCGCTGGCGCCCTTCTTCAAGGACATGCGTGAGCAGTACGAAGCCCAGGTGCAAAACTGA
- a CDS encoding ABC transporter permease, giving the protein MQRPTSSLAMLALLAPAVLMVGLLFVYPLGMSLTYAFHNELTGGWDLGNFSKAFALYGGDIALTAGVTVLSTALVGVLSIAIAGYLTLGENQRAVAILGWIYRWPLFIPFVVAAQLMRTFLAKNGMLNNTLMSLGLVDPLNAVSLLDWRGVVITFVWKQLPFATLLICGAMAAMDRSMIESARGLGAGRLRALLEIVLPQVQATVWVALILSFVTMLSALSVPMMVIAGSPTMLTVDMAWRVNSYGDYGVANALGFVSFTMSGVAAWFYLRQGLRDGRPPK; this is encoded by the coding sequence ATGCAGCGCCCCACCTCTTCTTTGGCCATGCTGGCCCTGTTGGCACCGGCCGTGTTGATGGTGGGCCTGTTGTTTGTTTACCCGCTTGGGATGTCGCTGACCTATGCGTTCCATAACGAGCTCACCGGCGGCTGGGACTTGGGCAACTTCAGCAAAGCCTTTGCCCTGTATGGCGGTGACATCGCCCTGACGGCCGGTGTCACCGTGTTGTCCACCGCGCTGGTGGGTGTTTTGTCGATTGCCATTGCCGGTTACCTGACGCTCGGTGAAAACCAGCGCGCGGTGGCCATCCTGGGCTGGATCTACCGCTGGCCGCTGTTCATTCCGTTTGTGGTGGCGGCACAGTTGATGCGGACCTTTCTGGCCAAAAACGGCATGCTCAACAACACCTTGATGTCGCTTGGCCTGGTGGACCCGCTCAACGCGGTGAGCTTGCTGGACTGGCGCGGTGTGGTGATCACCTTTGTCTGGAAACAGCTGCCGTTTGCCACGCTGCTGATCTGCGGCGCCATGGCCGCGATGGACCGCTCGATGATCGAGTCGGCCCGCGGCCTGGGCGCCGGGCGGCTGCGGGCGCTGCTCGAGATTGTGTTGCCGCAGGTGCAGGCCACGGTCTGGGTGGCGTTGATCCTGTCGTTTGTCACGATGTTGTCAGCGCTGTCGGTGCCGATGATGGTGATTGCCGGTTCCCCCACGATGTTGACAGTCGACATGGCCTGGCGCGTCAACTCTTATGGTGACTACGGCGTGGCCAACGCGCTGGGGTTTGTTTCTTTCACCATGAGCGGTGTCGCCGCCTGGTTTTACCTGCGCCAAGGTCTGCGCGACGGCAGGCCTCCCAAATGA
- a CDS encoding ABC transporter permease has product MTLTHFRFPAFLGTVLRGLLIGLLAVAIFGPLLNMLIWTVTEAWYYPAKLPVRWGFAFWDKVFRPEAGAMRALSTSLVIALLTVVLSLAVAIPAGYALSKRHLPLRSLFLLFFLLPQAFPTVAVHLNIARMFYGLGLTGTIWGVMLVHAIQGLVLAIWIASAAFAAIGQEQVEAARNLGASPLRAFMTVSLPLAAPGLMASAIFVFLISLDEFSGTFFVGVPNIQTLPLTMLNAAMEGNYQIASITALLLLVPSTLFMLFVERFLKADVLASVGK; this is encoded by the coding sequence ATGACTTTGACCCACTTCCGCTTTCCTGCCTTTCTGGGCACTGTGTTACGTGGCCTGTTGATTGGCCTGCTGGCGGTGGCCATTTTTGGGCCACTGCTCAACATGCTGATCTGGACGGTGACCGAGGCCTGGTACTACCCAGCCAAGTTACCGGTGCGCTGGGGTTTCGCCTTTTGGGACAAGGTGTTCCGGCCTGAGGCGGGGGCCATGCGCGCCCTCTCCACCAGCCTGGTCATCGCGCTGCTGACGGTGGTGCTCAGCCTGGCTGTGGCGATTCCAGCTGGCTACGCGCTGTCCAAACGCCACTTGCCGCTGCGCAGCCTGTTCCTGCTGTTTTTCCTGCTGCCGCAGGCGTTTCCGACCGTGGCGGTGCATCTGAACATTGCCCGCATGTTTTACGGGCTCGGACTCACCGGCACCATCTGGGGCGTGATGCTGGTGCACGCGATCCAGGGGCTGGTGTTGGCGATCTGGATTGCGTCCGCCGCCTTTGCTGCGATTGGCCAAGAACAGGTCGAAGCTGCGCGCAACCTCGGGGCCTCACCGCTGCGCGCTTTTATGACGGTGTCGCTGCCATTGGCGGCGCCGGGGCTGATGGCGAGTGCGATTTTTGTGTTCCTGATTTCACTCGACGAGTTTTCCGGCACCTTTTTTGTCGGGGTGCCCAACATCCAGACGCTACCGTTGACGATGCTCAACGCTGCGATGGAAGGCAATTACCAGATCGCCTCCATCACCGCCTTGTTGCTGCTGGTTCCGTCCACGCTGTTCATGCTGTTTGTGGAACGTTTCCTCAAGGCCGATGTGTTGGCCAGCGTGGGTAAATAG
- a CDS encoding inositol monophosphatase family protein: protein MTTPLMQAVKELALSAGPLIRDAFLAPDRPAYSLKGQQDYLTETDLAVEQFVREQISQRFPQDGVLGEEGGGLTDVERLWIVDPIDGTANFARNIAHFCISLGVMVHGQLEAGAIYDPMRDELFLAGRGQGAWLNGRRLQVSSIDTLTTASAEIGWSSRKPVDAYLDLVSRTMHTGCAVRRAGSGALGLAYVSAGRIECYAEQHINAWDVAAGLLLVTEAGGRINPFWANDGLRQGNAVLASNALLADSFSALTQISLA, encoded by the coding sequence ATGACCACCCCCTTGATGCAAGCCGTGAAAGAGCTGGCCCTGTCCGCAGGCCCGCTGATACGTGACGCTTTTCTGGCGCCAGACCGCCCCGCCTACAGCCTCAAGGGCCAGCAGGATTACCTGACCGAGACCGATCTCGCGGTTGAGCAGTTTGTGCGTGAGCAGATCAGCCAGCGTTTTCCGCAGGACGGTGTGCTGGGTGAAGAAGGCGGCGGCTTGACCGACGTCGAGCGCCTGTGGATTGTTGACCCGATTGACGGCACCGCCAACTTTGCCCGCAACATCGCGCATTTTTGTATTTCACTGGGTGTCATGGTGCACGGCCAGCTCGAAGCCGGTGCTATCTACGACCCGATGCGTGACGAGCTATTTCTGGCCGGGCGTGGCCAGGGCGCCTGGCTCAATGGCCGACGCCTGCAGGTGAGCAGCATCGATACGCTGACGACAGCCAGCGCAGAAATCGGCTGGTCCAGCCGCAAACCGGTGGATGCTTACCTTGACCTGGTGAGCCGAACCATGCACACCGGCTGCGCGGTGCGTCGGGCGGGCTCGGGTGCGCTGGGTTTGGCCTATGTCAGTGCGGGGCGCATCGAGTGTTATGCCGAACAACACATCAACGCCTGGGACGTGGCAGCAGGCCTGCTGCTGGTGACCGAGGCCGGTGGCCGCATCAACCCGTTCTGGGCCAATGACGGTCTGCGCCAGGGCAATGCGGTGCTCGCCAGCAATGCGCTGCTGGCAGACAGTTTCAGCGCCCTCACCCAGATTTCGCTGGCCTGA
- a CDS encoding GMP reductase, with protein sequence MEIFDYDNILLLPRKCRVESRSECDAGVDFGPRRFRIPVVPANMKTVVSEPICIWLAQNGYFYVMHRFDLDNVAFVKDMKARGLYASISLGVKKPDYDTVDQLVAQGLTPEYITIDIAHGHADSVKNMIAYLREKIPSTFIIAGNVATPEAVIDLENWGADATKVGIGPGKVCITKLKTGFGTGGWQLSALKWCARVATKPIIADGGIRDHGDIAKSVRFGATMVMIGSLFAGHEESPGQTVEVDGRLYKEYYGSASDFNKGEYKHVEGKRILEPIKGKLANTLIEMEQDVQSSISYAGGKKLMDIRKVNYVTLGGDNAGEHLLM encoded by the coding sequence ATGGAAATTTTCGACTACGACAACATCTTGCTGCTGCCCCGCAAATGCCGGGTGGAGAGCCGCTCAGAATGCGACGCCGGGGTGGACTTTGGACCCCGCCGCTTTCGCATCCCGGTGGTGCCGGCCAACATGAAAACAGTGGTGAGTGAGCCAATTTGTATCTGGCTGGCGCAAAACGGCTACTTCTATGTGATGCACCGCTTTGACCTGGACAACGTGGCCTTCGTCAAGGACATGAAAGCGCGTGGCCTGTACGCATCGATCTCGCTCGGCGTGAAAAAGCCCGATTACGACACGGTGGACCAACTGGTGGCCCAAGGCCTGACGCCCGAATACATCACCATCGACATTGCTCATGGCCATGCCGACAGCGTGAAAAACATGATTGCTTACCTGCGCGAGAAGATCCCGAGCACCTTCATCATTGCCGGCAATGTGGCCACCCCCGAAGCGGTGATTGACCTGGAAAACTGGGGCGCCGACGCCACCAAGGTCGGCATTGGCCCGGGCAAGGTCTGCATCACCAAACTCAAGACCGGTTTTGGCACCGGCGGCTGGCAACTCAGCGCGCTCAAATGGTGTGCCCGTGTGGCCACCAAACCCATCATTGCCGACGGCGGCATCCGCGACCACGGCGACATTGCCAAGAGTGTGCGTTTTGGCGCCACCATGGTGATGATTGGCTCACTGTTTGCCGGCCACGAAGAAAGCCCGGGCCAGACCGTGGAAGTGGACGGCAGGCTCTACAAAGAGTACTACGGCTCGGCCAGCGACTTCAACAAGGGTGAATACAAACACGTGGAAGGCAAACGCATCCTGGAGCCGATCAAAGGCAAACTGGCCAACACCCTGATCGAGATGGAGCAGGACGTGCAAAGCTCGATCAGCTACGCCGGTGGCAAGAAGCTGATGGACATCCGCAAGGTGAACTACGTGACGCTGGGTGGCGACAACGCGGGTGAACACCTGCTGATGTAA